From one Sphingomonas xanthus genomic stretch:
- a CDS encoding DUF2231 domain-containing protein has product MILAEHRKVGAARLLQFIVLLAVVIGLVLVATPAFGHEKHKKNKAQAAQVVQPPTAPGNVATAGNQPAAAQPMSHDMMGDMEMEVDRSKLPFLERLLGWLGRLHPFVVHFPIAFFPAALFTAVVGRRRPAFSAPVQFLVVAGGLLAPFAAAAGWLAGMSADPDPILTYHRWLGVGIGIAGAGLGVWAWRRPWEDRGAGMILALSIMTLAIAVQGFLGAAVTHGMEHLMF; this is encoded by the coding sequence ATGATCTTGGCGGAACACCGAAAAGTCGGCGCGGCTCGCCTGCTCCAATTCATCGTGTTGTTGGCTGTCGTGATCGGTTTGGTGCTCGTCGCTACACCGGCCTTTGGCCACGAGAAGCACAAAAAGAACAAGGCGCAGGCGGCCCAGGTCGTTCAGCCACCGACGGCGCCGGGAAATGTTGCGACAGCCGGCAATCAACCTGCGGCGGCCCAGCCGATGTCGCACGACATGATGGGCGACATGGAGATGGAGGTCGACCGCTCGAAACTGCCATTCCTTGAACGGCTGTTGGGCTGGCTCGGCCGCCTGCATCCATTTGTCGTGCACTTCCCGATCGCTTTCTTTCCAGCCGCGTTGTTCACCGCGGTTGTCGGCCGACGGCGACCGGCATTTTCGGCGCCGGTTCAGTTCCTTGTCGTCGCCGGGGGCTTGCTCGCGCCGTTCGCGGCCGCCGCCGGGTGGCTGGCGGGCATGTCGGCCGATCCCGATCCAATACTGACCTATCACCGTTGGCTTGGTGTCGGCATCGGGATCGCTGGTGCCGGACTGGGAGTCTGGGCTTGGCGCCGGCCTTGGGAAGACCGCGGGGCCGGAATGATCCTTGCGTTGTCGATCATGACGCTGGCGATCGCCGTGCAGGGCTTCTTGGGCGCAGCGGTCACCCACGGCATGGAACATCTGATGTTTTGA
- a CDS encoding DUF305 domain-containing protein, translated as MEQGHEGHGTMPSDMKMSKDMQRHHYRMLAVNLALSLLVMYVAMFAMIWSFGEFIQNVNFLYMALVMWAPMAIVMLLTMKSMYQDKRLNLILYAVFVLTLVLSFAAIRAQSLVGDKQFLRSMIPHHSGAILMCERAKISDPEVQQLCADIIAGQKAEIDQMKAILERK; from the coding sequence ATGGAACAGGGTCATGAAGGTCACGGAACAATGCCGAGCGACATGAAGATGTCCAAGGACATGCAGCGCCATCATTACCGCATGCTAGCGGTCAATCTCGCCCTCAGCCTGCTGGTTATGTATGTGGCGATGTTCGCCATGATCTGGAGCTTCGGCGAGTTCATCCAGAATGTGAACTTCCTCTACATGGCTCTTGTCATGTGGGCGCCGATGGCAATCGTCATGCTGCTGACGATGAAGTCGATGTATCAGGACAAGCGCCTGAACCTGATCCTCTACGCGGTCTTCGTGCTGACCCTCGTCCTCTCCTTCGCCGCGATCCGAGCGCAGTCACTGGTCGGCGACAAGCAATTCCTGCGCTCGATGATCCCGCACCATTCGGGCGCCATCCTGATGTGCGAGCGAGCTAAGATCAGTGACCCCGAAGTCCAGCAACTCTGCGCGGATATCATCGCCGGCCAGAAAGCCGAGATCGACCAGATGAAGGCGATTCTCGAAAGGAAATGA
- a CDS encoding DUF411 domain-containing protein: protein MPNTLDRRTLVAMLASAGVIAITGCGQAKQSGNSQSRSESPPKVQAAQMTVYRDPSCGCCEAWAAIARQAGYHVSLVDRPDMPAIKAKLGVPEEVASCHTATVEGFVIEGHVPMEDVARLLKDKSEGIRGIAVPGMPRGSPGMEMPDGSKDDFQVMAFDAAGKLSAFKA, encoded by the coding sequence ATGCCGAACACCCTCGACAGGCGAACGCTGGTCGCAATGCTCGCGAGCGCCGGCGTCATCGCGATCACCGGATGCGGACAGGCGAAGCAATCCGGCAACTCGCAATCCCGTTCGGAGAGCCCGCCGAAAGTCCAGGCTGCCCAAATGACCGTCTACCGCGATCCCAGTTGCGGTTGCTGCGAAGCCTGGGCCGCAATTGCCCGCCAGGCCGGCTATCACGTGTCGCTCGTCGACCGGCCGGATATGCCGGCCATCAAGGCGAAGCTCGGCGTTCCCGAAGAAGTCGCCTCCTGCCACACGGCGACCGTCGAAGGCTTTGTCATCGAAGGGCATGTGCCGATGGAGGACGTCGCGCGTTTGCTCAAGGACAAATCCGAAGGCATTCGCGGAATCGCAGTTCCTGGCATGCCGCGCGGATCGCCGGGCATGGAAATGCCGGACGGATCGAAGGACGATTTCCAAGTCATGGCGTTCGACGCGGCCGGAAAGTTGTCGGCCTTCAAAGCTTAG
- a CDS encoding DUF305 domain-containing protein, with translation MKKVMTGLGAIALMASLAACSGTDETAQNGAANDMNTMMADPDNPFAQSEMAMDSAINAAVGVNAGDSWVRKMIEHHKGAIEMSRVALTQKPTADAAMMAQQTIDKQTKEIADLEKLVATGNPDAASGELYRAATMQMHDAMMGAKGADISETYLRKMLAHHQGAVAMSDVALANGATGAVRAQIEKTKADQQKEVAIVEAMLRGEPMTPAAQVASPAKAPAPAASPPDPKPATAKPAPAKPKPAPEPKAPEPTCLPEHRAAGHC, from the coding sequence ATGAAGAAGGTAATGACCGGCCTCGGCGCTATCGCCCTGATGGCCTCGCTGGCAGCGTGCAGCGGCACCGACGAAACCGCGCAGAATGGTGCGGCCAACGACATGAACACAATGATGGCCGATCCCGATAATCCGTTCGCCCAGTCGGAAATGGCGATGGACAGTGCAATCAACGCCGCGGTCGGCGTGAACGCCGGGGACAGCTGGGTTCGCAAGATGATTGAGCATCACAAGGGCGCGATTGAGATGTCGCGCGTTGCCTTGACGCAGAAGCCAACGGCTGATGCGGCAATGATGGCGCAGCAGACCATCGACAAGCAAACGAAGGAAATTGCCGATCTCGAAAAGCTGGTCGCGACCGGGAACCCGGACGCGGCGAGTGGCGAACTGTATCGTGCCGCGACCATGCAGATGCATGATGCCATGATGGGAGCCAAGGGCGCGGACATTTCCGAGACCTACCTCCGCAAAATGCTGGCCCATCACCAGGGCGCGGTCGCGATGTCGGATGTCGCGCTGGCCAACGGCGCAACCGGCGCGGTCCGTGCCCAGATCGAAAAGACCAAGGCGGACCAGCAGAAGGAAGTCGCAATTGTCGAAGCGATGCTGCGCGGCGAGCCGATGACGCCCGCGGCACAAGTCGCGAGCCCGGCCAAGGCGCCGGCACCGGCCGCAAGTCCTCCTGATCCGAAACCGGCCACGGCAAAACCAGCTCCGGCCAAACCCAAGCCGGCCCCAGAACCTAAAGCGCCAGAGCCGACTTGCTTGCCCGAGCATCGCGCTGCGGGACACTGCTGA
- a CDS encoding PepSY domain-containing protein → MRTHIIARKTHKWLGLFIGLQVVIWSLSGLYMTVVHIDTIHGDHLVRSTHQRFAAADSLVDPVALASANGANAVRLAWLRDQPLFVTTSEAGETAFDASTGKLVAGPNEAAIRELARSYYTGRKPILSARLITDIPGEIRGRKPPLWQVEFDHWNKPTFYLSPVTGELVSRRHELWRIFDFVWMLHIMDYDERENVNNTLLRVFTWGAVLMALSGVWLLLYAFPKKKKKKALTK, encoded by the coding sequence ATGCGCACGCACATCATCGCCCGCAAGACGCACAAGTGGCTTGGGCTGTTTATTGGTCTCCAGGTCGTCATTTGGTCGCTGAGCGGCCTCTACATGACCGTCGTCCACATCGACACGATCCACGGCGACCATCTCGTGCGATCGACGCATCAGCGATTCGCTGCAGCCGATTCGCTGGTCGATCCTGTCGCCTTGGCCTCGGCCAACGGGGCGAATGCGGTGCGGCTTGCCTGGCTCCGTGACCAGCCGCTCTTTGTGACCACGTCGGAAGCTGGAGAAACGGCGTTCGACGCGAGTACCGGGAAGCTTGTAGCGGGACCGAATGAAGCGGCGATCCGAGAATTGGCCCGCTCCTACTATACCGGCCGCAAACCAATTCTGTCGGCAAGACTGATCACAGACATCCCCGGCGAGATACGCGGGCGAAAGCCTCCGCTGTGGCAGGTCGAGTTCGACCATTGGAACAAACCGACGTTCTACCTGTCGCCTGTGACGGGTGAGTTGGTGTCGCGGCGGCACGAGCTGTGGCGCATCTTCGATTTCGTCTGGATGCTCCACATCATGGACTATGACGAGCGGGAGAATGTGAACAACACGCTGCTCCGGGTCTTCACTTGGGGAGCGGTGCTGATGGCCCTCTCCGGTGTCTGGCTGCTGCTTTACGCCTTCCCCAAGAAGAAGAAGAAAAAGGCGTTGACCAAGTGA
- a CDS encoding PepSY domain-containing protein produces MIVKSIWLRKIHKWVGIVIGVQFLIWAISGAAMALISMDEVAGGEKAVQAEPAPLPTARGWSTIQRQLSGEGIQAVGLRAMPDSQAIEVKISGGVKLFDATSGLPMVIDRAKAAAVARATHPDGLEPTRVTPLTDLTLAVREHELPIWRADFADAKHSSYYVSGTTGAVLERRNDSWRWWDFFWMLHNMDYAKRTSFNHPLIIMVGFAMAWLAVTGFWLLFRTMWRHDLVKLRQFAERS; encoded by the coding sequence GTGATCGTCAAATCCATCTGGCTTCGCAAAATCCATAAGTGGGTCGGGATCGTGATCGGCGTGCAATTTCTGATCTGGGCGATCAGCGGCGCGGCCATGGCATTGATCAGCATGGACGAGGTCGCAGGCGGCGAGAAGGCCGTTCAGGCTGAGCCGGCACCGCTGCCGACTGCTCGCGGCTGGTCAACCATCCAGCGCCAACTGAGCGGCGAAGGGATCCAAGCCGTGGGCCTTCGCGCCATGCCGGACAGCCAAGCTATTGAAGTAAAGATCAGCGGTGGCGTAAAGCTCTTTGACGCGACCAGCGGCCTGCCGATGGTCATTGATCGAGCGAAGGCCGCTGCCGTCGCGAGGGCGACGCATCCCGACGGTTTGGAGCCAACGCGGGTTACGCCGCTGACTGACCTAACCCTCGCCGTCCGCGAGCACGAACTGCCGATCTGGCGAGCCGACTTCGCGGACGCCAAGCACAGCAGCTACTATGTCTCCGGAACGACCGGCGCGGTGCTCGAACGCCGCAACGACAGCTGGCGCTGGTGGGACTTCTTCTGGATGCTCCACAACATGGACTACGCGAAGCGCACGAGCTTCAACCATCCACTAATCATCATGGTGGGCTTCGCCATGGCTTGGCTCGCAGTCACCGGCTTCTGGCTCCTCTTTCGGACTATGTGGCGCCACGATCTCGTGAAGTTGCGGCAATTTGCGGAGCGCAGCTGA
- a CDS encoding MerR family transcriptional regulator — translation MIGMKIGELARSTRTAVETIRYYEKIGLMPQVARTEGNYRSYGSNEAERLGFIRRARDLGFGIDQVRALLSLADERDRDCGEVDFIAKSNLLEVERKIAALQNLQQELSAVVRQCRAGKVADCRILKALGRPADWAD, via the coding sequence ATGATTGGCATGAAAATCGGCGAGCTCGCCAGATCGACCCGCACGGCGGTCGAGACCATCCGCTACTACGAGAAGATCGGCCTGATGCCGCAGGTCGCCAGGACCGAGGGCAACTACCGAAGCTACGGCTCGAACGAGGCCGAGCGCCTGGGCTTCATCCGACGAGCGCGGGATTTGGGATTTGGCATCGATCAGGTGCGAGCTTTGCTGAGCCTCGCCGACGAGCGTGATCGCGACTGCGGAGAGGTGGATTTCATCGCCAAGTCCAATCTGCTGGAAGTGGAACGGAAAATTGCAGCACTTCAGAATCTGCAACAGGAACTCTCTGCAGTCGTGCGGCAATGCCGCGCCGGCAAGGTTGCTGATTGCCGCATACTGAAGGCGCTAGGTCGGCCCGCAGATTGGGCGGATTGA
- a CDS encoding cation transporter, with translation MSASCCGPAKKPAVDPRWRRALWIALIVNAVMFLGELGAGEIANSRALQADALDFFADSANYAISLGVAGMALVWRASAALVKGLTLTALGIYVIVGALIAAFDGSSPQPAIMGGVGLAALAANVGVALMLYRFREGDTNMRSVWICSRNDAIANLAVVAAALGVFGSGTAWPDLIVAAIMAMLGITGGIKIIRLAVSELTHEPMPAEAHR, from the coding sequence ATGTCCGCGAGTTGTTGTGGTCCAGCGAAGAAACCGGCCGTCGATCCGCGCTGGCGGCGAGCGCTGTGGATTGCGTTGATCGTTAACGCAGTGATGTTCCTAGGCGAACTTGGTGCCGGCGAAATCGCCAATTCCCGCGCGTTGCAGGCTGACGCGCTCGATTTCTTCGCGGATTCGGCCAATTACGCCATCTCTCTCGGTGTCGCGGGGATGGCGCTGGTTTGGCGAGCGAGCGCGGCGTTGGTCAAAGGGCTGACCCTCACCGCCTTGGGCATCTATGTGATCGTAGGAGCGCTCATCGCGGCGTTCGACGGTTCGTCGCCGCAGCCCGCGATCATGGGCGGCGTCGGCCTTGCGGCGTTGGCGGCCAATGTCGGGGTCGCGCTCATGCTCTACCGCTTCCGGGAAGGCGACACGAACATGCGGTCGGTTTGGATCTGCTCGCGCAATGACGCGATCGCCAATCTTGCCGTGGTAGCCGCGGCGCTCGGCGTGTTCGGCAGCGGAACCGCCTGGCCGGACCTTATCGTCGCCGCGATCATGGCGATGCTCGGGATCACCGGCGGTATCAAGATCATCCGGCTCGCCGTGAGTGAACTGACCCACGAGCCGATGCCAGCGGAAGCCCATCGATGA
- a CDS encoding methyltransferase family protein encodes MTVEDNPRVFVPPPLMLAVFVGVGLLIDGGPIASGIVLAVAILMALAGVGLIISALGLFFRSKTRAEPWRGARLLVAAGPYRFTRNPMYLGMVVVGLAAALGLSSFGAAVGALLAGLIVDRIVIRREEAYLTRRFGDDYRAYLDQVRRWL; translated from the coding sequence ATGACAGTCGAGGACAACCCGCGCGTTTTCGTGCCGCCTCCGTTGATGCTGGCGGTGTTCGTGGGCGTCGGCCTGCTGATCGATGGCGGGCCGATCGCCAGCGGGATCGTTCTTGCTGTTGCCATTCTCATGGCGCTCGCCGGCGTTGGGCTCATCATTTCGGCCCTTGGGCTCTTCTTTCGCAGCAAAACCAGGGCAGAGCCGTGGCGCGGAGCAAGGTTGCTGGTGGCCGCTGGCCCCTATCGTTTCACGCGCAACCCCATGTATCTTGGGATGGTTGTGGTTGGCCTTGCGGCTGCGCTTGGATTGTCGAGTTTCGGCGCGGCCGTCGGTGCACTGCTAGCCGGCCTGATCGTCGACCGAATCGTGATCCGCCGCGAGGAAGCCTATCTGACGCGCCGCTTCGGTGACGATTACCGGGCCTATCTCGACCAGGTGCGCCGATGGTTGTGA
- a CDS encoding TolC family protein gives MMPAAAQVGNPATPRVGSPSAQPAGPPAPVVAPRPEPRTGPLPGSLSLPQALDEAAARSPAIVAAEAEVAAAEARIRQAGYRSNPELSVEVENFAGTGELRGLRSTETTVAVNQRLDLGGRRSARVNAAQAALEVQKLKLAMAKADLLQSVREQFARAIAAREKLAQATENEGRARELARVAGILVEAGRDPPLRALRARSALAQAQAAREAAAADELAARSSLAALFGVSEPVGAVSGTALDLTPRQVTPDQSLDVRLADAERVAAQAGVREQLAERRLDPAVGVGVRHIRETGDVGLVAGLSMPLRLFDRNQGNIEAARQAAAAANARRASTLATTTAKARNAIANVEAAQRRVEALEKAAVPEATEALRLAELSYREGRASLIELIDIQNAYTAARTSLTEARLELALATAELGRILAQ, from the coding sequence ATGATGCCTGCGGCCGCGCAGGTCGGCAATCCAGCCACACCGCGTGTCGGCAGTCCGTCGGCGCAACCAGCCGGGCCACCCGCGCCAGTCGTTGCACCTCGACCCGAGCCGCGCACTGGTCCGCTTCCGGGCAGCCTTTCGCTTCCGCAAGCGCTGGATGAGGCGGCCGCTCGTTCACCCGCTATTGTCGCGGCGGAGGCCGAGGTCGCCGCCGCCGAGGCGCGCATTCGGCAGGCCGGCTACCGCAGCAATCCGGAGCTGAGCGTCGAGGTCGAGAACTTTGCCGGGACCGGCGAGCTTCGCGGCTTGCGGTCGACCGAGACGACGGTCGCGGTCAACCAGCGGCTCGATCTCGGCGGCCGACGGTCGGCGCGGGTGAATGCCGCCCAAGCCGCACTCGAAGTGCAGAAGCTCAAGCTCGCGATGGCCAAGGCCGATCTGTTGCAGTCCGTTCGCGAACAATTTGCCCGCGCCATCGCTGCGCGGGAAAAGCTGGCCCAGGCGACCGAGAATGAGGGGCGTGCGCGGGAACTGGCGCGGGTCGCTGGCATCTTGGTCGAAGCCGGACGCGATCCTCCCTTGCGCGCGCTGAGGGCTCGTTCGGCCCTGGCGCAGGCGCAGGCAGCGCGCGAAGCAGCGGCGGCCGATGAGCTCGCCGCCCGCTCCTCGCTCGCCGCGCTGTTCGGCGTCAGCGAGCCGGTTGGAGCCGTCTCCGGAACGGCGCTCGATCTCACGCCTCGCCAGGTCACTCCGGATCAAAGTCTCGATGTGCGCCTCGCCGATGCGGAGCGTGTGGCTGCGCAGGCCGGGGTTCGGGAGCAGCTCGCCGAACGACGCCTCGATCCCGCGGTCGGGGTTGGAGTCCGCCATATCCGCGAGACCGGCGATGTTGGGCTGGTTGCCGGCCTGTCGATGCCGCTTCGGCTGTTCGACCGCAATCAGGGGAACATCGAGGCCGCTCGCCAGGCCGCCGCTGCGGCTAACGCCAGACGCGCGTCCACGCTGGCGACGACCACCGCGAAAGCGCGCAATGCCATCGCCAATGTCGAAGCCGCCCAGCGGCGCGTGGAAGCCCTTGAAAAGGCTGCCGTGCCGGAAGCCACTGAAGCGCTTCGGCTTGCCGAATTATCCTATCGCGAAGGTCGAGCCTCGCTGATCGAGCTGATCGACATCCAGAATGCCTACACCGCCGCGCGGACTTCGCTGACCGAAGCGCGCCTCGAACTCGCCCTCGCCACGGCCGAACTCGGCCGGATCCTAGCGCAATAG
- a CDS encoding efflux RND transporter periplasmic adaptor subunit — protein MQSIRDIKLIRLSDRNRWLAGVAAAALLAGVGGLLIGRSMTEPAATELTEEAEGEEHGPEGFIAMTPEKLAASGIASERVVLGSLMSEIIAQATVTAPPEGQALLTARADGAVVRINKRLGDPVGAGETVALLESREAAAFVADRNAAAARAQAARAAANREQRLFNARITARQDLEAAIAARQTAEAELQRANAAVSAAGVTGGGRYLAVRSPISGRITEVDTQLGAYVAAGAELFNVSDPRRIQIDAAVPATDAQRIRPGDRAIVELPTGSIVEAAVRSVTPAVDPQSRSATVVVQLGGAPAGLTQGQAVRVRITPRGSQESGIILPEEAVQQIEGRDMVFVQIKGGFQATPVSVGSRSGGRIEILDGLRAGQTVVTKGAFVLKSQLGASEAEH, from the coding sequence ATGCAGTCCATCCGAGACATCAAGTTGATCCGCCTGTCGGATCGTAATCGCTGGCTCGCCGGCGTCGCCGCCGCCGCACTCCTCGCCGGGGTCGGCGGCCTGTTGATCGGCCGGTCGATGACTGAACCGGCCGCTACCGAACTAACCGAAGAAGCCGAAGGCGAAGAGCATGGCCCCGAGGGCTTCATCGCGATGACGCCGGAGAAGCTCGCCGCGAGCGGTATCGCCAGCGAGCGGGTCGTGCTCGGCTCTCTCATGTCGGAGATCATCGCCCAGGCGACGGTGACCGCCCCACCCGAAGGTCAGGCGCTGCTGACGGCTCGCGCCGATGGCGCTGTAGTGCGCATCAACAAGCGTCTCGGCGATCCGGTTGGTGCCGGCGAAACCGTCGCACTGCTCGAAAGCCGCGAGGCCGCAGCATTCGTCGCCGACCGTAACGCAGCCGCTGCCCGTGCCCAGGCAGCGCGTGCCGCCGCCAATCGCGAGCAACGCCTGTTCAACGCCAGGATCACGGCGCGGCAAGACCTAGAGGCGGCGATCGCCGCGCGGCAGACTGCCGAAGCCGAGTTGCAGCGCGCCAATGCCGCCGTCAGCGCGGCCGGCGTGACCGGCGGCGGACGCTACCTTGCGGTGCGAAGCCCCATTTCCGGCCGGATAACCGAGGTCGACACCCAGTTGGGCGCTTATGTCGCGGCGGGGGCAGAGCTGTTCAATGTCTCGGACCCGCGCCGTATCCAGATCGACGCCGCGGTCCCCGCGACCGATGCCCAGCGCATCCGACCGGGCGACCGCGCGATTGTCGAACTGCCCACCGGCAGCATCGTCGAGGCCGCCGTTCGCTCGGTCACGCCTGCGGTCGATCCGCAAAGCCGTTCGGCCACGGTGGTCGTCCAGCTAGGCGGCGCGCCCGCCGGATTGACGCAGGGCCAGGCGGTGCGGGTGCGGATCACGCCGCGCGGCAGTCAGGAGAGCGGCATCATCCTGCCCGAGGAAGCGGTGCAGCAGATCGAGGGCCGCGACATGGTGTTCGTACAGATCAAGGGCGGCTTTCAGGCCACGCCGGTTTCGGTCGGGTCGCGAAGCGGCGGCAGGATCGAGATCCTGGACGGCCTGCGCGCCGGCCAAACGGTCGTCACCAAGGGCGCCTTCGTCCTCAAATCCCAGTTGGGCGCAAGCGAGGCGGAGCACTAG